The following are encoded together in the Phycisphaerae bacterium genome:
- a CDS encoding transposase: protein MFDRAPAGGLIDARPEAVIDATGLERRHTSRYFVWRSGQRPHLRHAWPKLTLVCHTHSYLFAAAVVSPGPSQDSPQFPPAVRLACDHLPIDRLLADAGYDGEHNHRLAREELGIRSTIIKLNRRNARKWPTARYRRQMKRAFPKRV, encoded by the coding sequence ATCTTCGACCGCGCCCCGGCAGGCGGCCTGATCGACGCGCGGCCGGAGGCGGTCATCGACGCTACGGGGCTGGAGAGACGCCACACGTCGCGTTACTTCGTCTGGCGCAGCGGCCAGCGGCCCCATCTTCGACATGCCTGGCCCAAACTCACTCTGGTCTGTCACACGCATAGTTACTTGTTCGCGGCAGCCGTGGTCAGTCCGGGACCGAGCCAGGACTCGCCGCAGTTTCCGCCGGCGGTGCGTCTGGCCTGCGACCACCTTCCGATCGATCGTTTGCTGGCCGACGCCGGGTACGATGGCGAACACAACCATCGACTGGCCCGCGAAGAACTGGGCATCCGCTCGACGATCATCAAATTGAACAGACGCAATGCCCGCAAGTGGCCGACGGCCCGGTATCGTCGGCAGATGAAGCGGGCCTTTCCCAAGCGCGTGTAA
- a CDS encoding efflux RND transporter periplasmic adaptor subunit — protein MRRVIVSGFGGWVRVFGTMLVVLAIGAAGGWWYFAKYKTGASVGQADATASAADDVWYTCGMHPQVLQREPGICPICNMKLTPMKQDSAEDEGEPSGPQERKILYWRAPMDPSYVSDRPGKSPMGMDLVPVYSDEGETVGGSIIRIDPVTIQNMGVRTTRVRRGPLVKTVRTVGRIDYDEQKLVFVDTKFEGWIEKLYVNETGQNVREGDPLFDVYSPDIYSAQVEYISAIRKLPTLERSTFHDAVEDARRMVDAARLKLEYFDVPSQQIERLSEVLTPVKTVQIHSPADGIVADKMALEGMRIMPGMRLFTIADLSRVWVYVDIYEYQLPWVHVGQAATMTLPYIPHKAFRGEVTYIYPYLQKQTRVIKVRLEFPNPTLELKPDMYANVVLEGLLKDDAVLVPREGFIDSGMRKVAFVDRGKGKYQPRDIQVGVEGEGGAVEVLLGLEPGDVVVTSGQFLLDSESKLKEAVAKMMEPSKATPKKLAAHEMSLTEPHGGHTQTSATTAPTDMAAHSHDEGSSMPSASEPSVVPADANYACPMDRHPDEKDPANRGAYFSAEPGECPLCGMKLKPIEELEWARAQLAAGGGDVAYTCPKHPHVFSESPGDCPVCGNKLQPFQALYACRNPKHSSQTSDRQVDCPKCGELMAALRGPWLGEAMAKSSPSGELPSDATPSAMSADVGRSIPSDARFVCPMQECWQFSHDEGRCPTCGMKLKPIEQVEWAERLVKVTPAKGQFVCPMHPDRATSDEPGNCPICAMQLLPKNRIVGLEDGGASVAQQVDYLMEHYLALQERFARDSTAEVALHALGLVDASEKLRDALQREAPPGEKELLASVNAVHAAALKVRGADLSSDRTQFAQLSAAMRTVISHQRPDSNRWPKLFIYRCPMAKADWIQTTEKKANPYYGFKMLDCGNLLETK, from the coding sequence TTGCGAAGAGTCATTGTGAGCGGATTCGGTGGATGGGTGCGCGTCTTCGGAACGATGCTTGTTGTGCTGGCCATAGGCGCGGCGGGCGGGTGGTGGTATTTCGCCAAGTATAAAACGGGTGCGTCGGTAGGCCAAGCGGATGCGACCGCATCCGCCGCGGACGATGTCTGGTACACCTGCGGCATGCATCCCCAAGTGCTGCAGCGTGAACCGGGAATCTGCCCGATCTGCAACATGAAACTGACGCCGATGAAGCAGGACAGCGCCGAAGATGAAGGCGAGCCATCTGGTCCGCAGGAACGCAAGATCCTCTACTGGCGGGCGCCGATGGATCCGAGCTACGTCTCTGATAGGCCGGGCAAGAGTCCCATGGGCATGGACCTTGTGCCGGTCTACTCCGACGAGGGTGAGACCGTCGGCGGGTCCATCATCCGCATTGATCCGGTCACGATTCAGAACATGGGTGTCCGCACGACGCGCGTTCGCCGGGGGCCCTTGGTGAAGACCGTTCGGACCGTGGGCCGGATCGATTACGACGAGCAGAAGCTCGTCTTCGTGGATACGAAATTCGAAGGGTGGATTGAAAAGCTCTACGTCAACGAAACCGGACAAAATGTACGGGAGGGCGATCCGCTTTTCGATGTGTACTCTCCCGACATCTATTCGGCACAAGTGGAGTACATTTCGGCGATTCGCAAGCTGCCTACGTTAGAGCGGAGCACGTTCCATGATGCGGTCGAAGACGCACGGCGAATGGTTGATGCGGCGCGGCTCAAGCTGGAGTACTTCGATGTCCCGTCACAACAAATCGAGCGCCTGAGCGAGGTTCTGACACCAGTAAAGACGGTGCAAATCCACTCTCCTGCGGATGGCATCGTAGCGGACAAGATGGCTCTCGAAGGTATGCGCATCATGCCGGGCATGAGGCTCTTCACCATTGCCGACCTGTCCCGCGTCTGGGTCTATGTGGACATCTACGAGTATCAGCTTCCGTGGGTCCACGTCGGCCAAGCCGCGACCATGACGCTCCCGTACATCCCCCACAAGGCCTTTCGAGGCGAAGTTACCTACATCTACCCTTATTTGCAGAAGCAGACGCGCGTCATCAAGGTTCGACTCGAATTCCCGAATCCCACTCTTGAGCTCAAGCCTGATATGTATGCCAACGTGGTCCTTGAAGGGTTGCTCAAGGACGATGCCGTGTTGGTCCCCCGAGAAGGATTCATCGACTCCGGCATGCGAAAGGTGGCGTTCGTTGATCGCGGCAAGGGTAAGTATCAGCCGCGCGACATTCAGGTCGGCGTTGAAGGCGAAGGTGGCGCCGTCGAGGTACTGCTCGGCCTTGAGCCCGGAGACGTCGTGGTCACGTCGGGGCAATTCCTGTTGGATTCGGAAAGCAAGCTCAAAGAAGCCGTCGCAAAGATGATGGAACCGAGCAAGGCAACGCCGAAGAAACTTGCGGCGCATGAAATGTCCCTGACGGAGCCCCATGGCGGTCATACTCAAACGTCGGCGACAACCGCGCCGACAGACATGGCTGCTCATTCGCATGACGAAGGATCTAGCATGCCCAGTGCCTCCGAGCCCTCGGTTGTTCCGGCTGATGCGAATTACGCATGCCCGATGGACCGGCATCCCGATGAAAAGGACCCGGCGAATCGCGGAGCCTACTTCTCCGCTGAGCCGGGCGAGTGTCCCTTGTGCGGAATGAAGCTCAAACCGATAGAGGAGCTTGAGTGGGCGCGTGCTCAGCTTGCAGCCGGCGGCGGGGATGTTGCATATACGTGTCCGAAGCACCCGCATGTGTTCTCAGAGTCGCCCGGAGATTGCCCGGTGTGCGGTAACAAGCTGCAGCCGTTCCAGGCGCTGTACGCCTGCCGCAATCCAAAACACTCCTCGCAGACGAGTGATCGGCAAGTGGATTGCCCCAAGTGCGGAGAGCTGATGGCTGCTCTCCGCGGTCCATGGCTCGGAGAGGCGATGGCCAAGAGTAGCCCGTCCGGCGAACTACCTTCCGATGCAACACCGTCGGCAATGTCCGCGGATGTCGGCCGATCCATCCCGTCCGATGCCCGATTCGTCTGCCCCATGCAGGAATGCTGGCAGTTCTCTCACGACGAAGGTCGTTGCCCGACTTGCGGCATGAAACTCAAACCCATTGAACAAGTGGAATGGGCCGAAAGACTCGTGAAAGTCACGCCGGCGAAGGGACAATTTGTGTGCCCGATGCATCCGGATCGCGCCACAAGCGACGAGCCGGGCAATTGTCCTATCTGCGCGATGCAGCTTCTGCCCAAAAACCGAATTGTCGGTCTGGAGGATGGGGGCGCGTCCGTCGCACAGCAGGTGGATTACCTCATGGAGCACTACTTGGCACTTCAGGAGCGATTTGCCCGCGACAGCACGGCGGAAGTTGCTCTTCACGCGCTCGGCCTCGTGGACGCGAGTGAGAAATTGCGGGATGCGCTCCAAAGGGAAGCCCCGCCGGGCGAGAAAGAGCTGCTCGCCAGCGTCAATGCCGTTCATGCGGCGGCGTTGAAGGTGCGAGGCGCCGACCTATCCAGTGATCGCACGCAGTTTGCACAACTGAGCGCCGCAATGCGAACAGTGATATCGCACCAGCGTCCCGACTCGAATCGGTGGCCCAAGCTTTTCATCTACCGTTGCCCGATGGCCAAGGCCGATTGGATTCAGACAACTGAGAAGAAAGCCAACCCCTATTACGGCTTCAAGATGCTCGATTGCGGCAACCTCTTGGAAACAAAGTAG
- the bcmE gene encoding thiamine pyridinylase has protein sequence MRITRLFDAAIVALSLILVVAGCGSTGRTTGEAASSSKPVAEAPRPLRVALFPYVPDKKRMEELLIERWRNVSIYPIEFVEFWDGYSSDPTEDLDVFEFDAMSLEYFVRNGFVAPADPATVLAPEDIADFAWDAAHVDGVLYGVPRLACTFALFYRDGDIDLEQAKGLADLERVLAPEAGGGTPPEAGRGLLIDLTGSTDCVSLYFDALLDTTGKYCIRPPLPSVAQLDQNALANLQVLARTAGRPQATFEDNTYRQRSQWFAEGRGRAFVGYTERAGVVPPAATAKWRVRLLPMGTENKVNMCFVDVLSVSPRLRGERQAVAQQFVAFATASETVLACLMPPSDGRTPSQYLLPVRRSVAADPTLQAAAPLYRDLVWFIDPESNPRAHRFGEEGRAWLEANKRAIRAKLFP, from the coding sequence ATGCGGATCACGCGATTATTCGATGCAGCCATCGTGGCGTTGTCACTGATTCTGGTCGTGGCAGGATGCGGTTCGACCGGACGAACGACGGGGGAAGCAGCAAGTAGCTCGAAACCGGTCGCGGAGGCCCCAAGACCACTCCGGGTGGCGCTGTTCCCTTACGTACCCGACAAGAAGCGAATGGAGGAATTGCTCATCGAGCGATGGCGCAATGTGTCGATCTATCCGATCGAGTTCGTGGAGTTCTGGGACGGCTACTCCAGTGACCCAACCGAGGATCTCGACGTGTTCGAGTTCGACGCGATGAGCTTGGAGTATTTCGTCCGCAACGGGTTCGTGGCGCCTGCCGATCCGGCCACCGTCCTTGCACCCGAAGACATTGCGGACTTCGCTTGGGACGCGGCACATGTTGACGGTGTGTTGTACGGCGTTCCTCGACTGGCCTGTACGTTTGCACTTTTCTACCGCGACGGCGATATCGACCTTGAACAAGCCAAAGGGCTGGCCGATCTAGAGCGAGTGCTTGCTCCGGAGGCGGGAGGCGGGACGCCCCCTGAAGCTGGACGCGGGCTGCTGATCGACTTGACGGGTTCGACCGACTGCGTCAGTCTCTATTTCGATGCGCTGCTGGATACAACCGGCAAGTACTGTATCCGGCCTCCACTGCCGTCGGTCGCGCAGCTCGATCAGAACGCTCTCGCGAACCTGCAGGTGCTCGCCCGAACGGCGGGCAGACCGCAGGCGACTTTTGAGGATAACACATATCGGCAACGGTCTCAGTGGTTCGCTGAGGGGCGTGGCCGGGCGTTCGTCGGGTATACCGAACGCGCAGGCGTAGTGCCTCCTGCCGCGACAGCCAAGTGGCGTGTTCGTCTGCTACCTATGGGTACTGAGAACAAAGTCAACATGTGCTTTGTGGATGTGCTGTCGGTCTCACCGCGACTACGCGGAGAGCGGCAAGCTGTCGCACAGCAGTTTGTCGCCTTCGCTACGGCGAGCGAGACTGTGCTCGCGTGCCTTATGCCGCCCTCTGACGGACGAACGCCATCCCAATATCTGCTGCCAGTTCGCCGGTCGGTCGCCGCGGACCCCACCTTGCAGGCCGCAGCCCCGCTTTACAGGGACCTGGTCTGGTTCATTGATCCAGAGAGCAACCCGCGGGCTCATCGGTTTGGGGAAGAGGGGCGAGCATGGCTGGAAGCGAACAAGAGGGCAATCCGCGCGAAGCTGTTTCCGTGA
- a CDS encoding heavy metal translocating P-type ATPase, giving the protein MHCQACATKIRTALEAISGVASAEVTLSPPRATVMLETPIDEDALRSAVRTAGDYDLVRLGQAEEGNAATGAADTISDAQEESLFPLVLIVGFIAGVTLLVGIRAGRFDMQDMMSNFMAGFFIVFGFFKLLDLRGFVETYRTYDLIAIATPRWAWAYPFVELTLGAAYLLRVVPTVINVATLVLMLIGAVGVGRALTKRQRIRCACLGTVLNLPMTTVTLVEDLGMAVMAGLMLVLQLL; this is encoded by the coding sequence ATGCACTGCCAAGCCTGTGCCACGAAGATTCGCACCGCGCTTGAGGCTATCTCAGGCGTTGCAAGTGCGGAGGTCACACTGTCTCCACCGCGAGCAACGGTAATGCTGGAAACGCCGATTGATGAAGATGCGTTGCGCTCCGCCGTTCGTACCGCCGGTGACTACGATCTCGTTCGGCTTGGTCAAGCGGAGGAGGGGAACGCCGCGACCGGCGCCGCCGACACAATTAGCGATGCACAGGAGGAGAGCCTCTTTCCGCTGGTGTTGATCGTTGGCTTCATTGCAGGAGTGACACTGCTCGTCGGAATTCGGGCCGGTCGGTTCGATATGCAGGACATGATGAGCAACTTCATGGCGGGTTTCTTCATCGTATTTGGGTTCTTCAAGCTGCTGGACCTTCGTGGTTTCGTTGAGACCTACCGCACTTACGACTTGATCGCGATTGCGACGCCGCGCTGGGCGTGGGCGTATCCGTTTGTGGAGTTAACTCTCGGCGCAGCCTATCTGCTTCGCGTGGTGCCGACCGTCATTAATGTGGCCACGCTCGTCCTCATGCTGATTGGCGCCGTCGGGGTGGGTCGAGCGCTGACCAAGAGGCAACGAATCCGGTGTGCGTGCCTGGGAACGGTTCTTAACCTTCCCATGACTACCGTAACGCTAGTCGAGGACCTCGGCATGGCCGTAATGGCCGGCCTGATGCTCGTCTTGCAGTTGCTTTGA
- a CDS encoding TolC family protein yields the protein MRSGQRPIAAGITASVFLLAAPAGCALNQQGHREVGEALANYERRHASAVSQYAGVPKAAGRTTTGPATRTPQPVIEDGTLASLIEAALERNPDILASIDTARSVASRIPQATSLMDPMLLTKTLPEPIRTAEGDNYFILGVQQKLPVPEKLDRRGRMALAETRMAIETLEQTRLRVIGEVKRAYFQIFAIDQAVLITKENQTLMRDLIEVARGQLIAGRRQQEDVLRAQVELSNLESQLIELGQRRVTTVALINSILDRSPSTEVPPLSEYDIRRLNPRLDELLSRAYERNPELQRFERQIERDEQSLRLAKLEYWPDFTVGFEWIQMDPRGAFRPPVNPQTGMRPRVSQMSENGSDNWAITFGFNVPVWFERIEGGIREARERLSASRRQLRSAKNRITYQVEDALARIDSQRDIADLFATAIIPQAEQAYQVTREGYITGTSDFQFVIDNWQKWLFFRLQYYRTLGDLERSVADLEQAVGVSVIETQGANAPRSNGEGG from the coding sequence GTGCGGTCAGGCCAACGTCCAATTGCCGCTGGAATCACGGCGTCGGTATTCCTGCTTGCCGCGCCGGCAGGTTGCGCGTTGAACCAACAGGGACATCGCGAGGTCGGCGAGGCACTCGCCAATTATGAACGCCGTCATGCGTCTGCCGTTTCGCAATACGCCGGCGTGCCGAAGGCCGCTGGGCGAACAACGACTGGCCCGGCAACTCGCACTCCCCAGCCCGTTATCGAGGATGGCACCCTGGCGAGCTTGATCGAAGCGGCGCTGGAGCGAAATCCGGACATCCTCGCATCCATCGACACCGCCCGGAGCGTCGCAAGTCGGATCCCGCAAGCAACTTCCCTGATGGATCCGATGCTGTTGACAAAGACCTTACCTGAACCGATCCGAACGGCCGAGGGTGACAACTATTTCATATTGGGCGTGCAGCAAAAACTACCTGTGCCCGAGAAGCTGGACCGGCGAGGTCGAATGGCCCTCGCGGAAACGCGGATGGCCATTGAGACCCTAGAGCAAACGCGGCTGCGAGTGATCGGGGAGGTGAAGCGCGCGTACTTCCAGATCTTTGCGATTGATCAAGCGGTGCTGATTACCAAGGAAAACCAAACGCTCATGCGTGATCTGATCGAAGTCGCACGGGGACAGTTGATCGCAGGTCGGCGACAGCAGGAGGACGTGCTGCGGGCACAGGTGGAGCTGTCGAACCTGGAGAGTCAACTAATTGAGCTCGGACAGCGACGGGTGACAACCGTGGCGCTGATCAATTCGATTCTTGATCGTTCACCGTCCACCGAAGTCCCGCCGTTGTCGGAATATGACATTAGGCGCTTGAATCCGCGATTGGATGAGTTGCTTTCACGAGCGTACGAGAGGAACCCAGAGCTTCAGCGATTTGAGCGTCAGATCGAGCGTGATGAGCAAAGTCTGCGTCTGGCCAAGCTGGAATACTGGCCGGATTTTACAGTCGGCTTCGAGTGGATACAGATGGACCCACGTGGAGCGTTCCGACCGCCCGTCAACCCGCAAACAGGGATGCGCCCGCGCGTCTCGCAGATGAGCGAAAATGGTTCGGATAACTGGGCGATCACGTTCGGCTTCAACGTGCCAGTCTGGTTCGAGCGTATTGAGGGGGGGATTCGCGAGGCTCGCGAGCGGCTTTCCGCATCACGACGGCAATTACGCTCCGCCAAGAACCGGATCACATACCAGGTAGAGGACGCCCTGGCGCGGATTGATTCGCAACGAGACATCGCCGATCTCTTTGCAACGGCCATCATCCCGCAGGCCGAGCAGGCCTATCAGGTAACGCGTGAGGGATACATCACCGGAACGTCGGATTTCCAGTTCGTGATCGACAACTGGCAGAAATGGCTGTTCTTCAGATTGCAATACTACAGAACCCTTGGGGATCTGGAGCGAAGCGTGGCCGACTTGGAGCAGGCCGTCGGCGTCAGCGTCATCGAAACGCAGGGTGCCAACGCGCCCCGATCAAACGGGGAGGGAGGATAG
- a CDS encoding efflux RND transporter permease subunit → MIARIIEFCCRNRFLTLILTSFVVAGGIWTVFNIRVDAIPDLSDVQVIVFTEYPGQAPQVVEDQVTYPLTTAMLAVPYAKVVRGYSMFGYSFVYIIFEDGTDIYWARSRVLEYLNYVAGRIPKGVTPQLGPDATGVGWVYEYSLRNGYYCPKHPNGMYQNPEQPGQWYATREDAPEEIRDRLERVRMFEHGGKCPWDGDTDLRLAEFDLSELRSLQDWYLRYELTALDGVSEVAAVGGFVRQYQVVVDPDRLLAYNIPLNQVKMAIQRSNNDVGGRVLEMSETEYMVRGRGYIASLTPAQVKEAREAGIPIDRVRAQQGIHDLERVVIRATESGTPVYLRDIAEVRLGPEMRRGLAESAGEGEVVGGIVVMRFGENALQVIRNVKHKIDELKQGLPPGVDVVTEYDRSGLIERAVETLTHTLIKEMIVVGLVCILFLLHARSELVAIFVLPTGVLCALIIMHWMGINANIMSLGGIALSIGVMVDSSIVMVENSHKHLDREEDRIKEELAAGRTPIHRPRAELIIEAAREVGPTLFFSLLIITVSFLPIFVLGEQSGRLFKPLAFTKTFAMAAASVLAITIIPVLMLSLITSRVLPKEWGWRRNLSITLGVMFMPAALIWIAPLGAYDRYRHWIMLAWIILAGMLLVPQKIFHERVNPISKVLQWLYNPFFGFAMQHRKKLILMAILFAFSGLFPLMGTSRVPLVGSTLAKWFPRLDATFPGLGREFMPPLDEGDLLYMPTTDPAISITKARELLQQTDAIIASFPEVHHVFGKIGRAETATDPAPLSMIETTIMLEPDREKWRKRRFDRWFGFLPAWTKDWSGLSTFWPEERPITIDELCYGYGDGEEHVPGLNEAVAFPGLTNAWTMPIKTRIDMLSTGIKTPVGIKIMGDDLDVLSDLAERIAAEVRTLPNTLSAYPEKTVGGLYADFNIDRDEIARYGLTVADVQDVILSAMGGMNVTWTVEGLERYPINLRYKRELRDNLPALRRTLVSTPSGAQVPIAQVADVEIVPGPPMIKSENARKTAWIYVDLTTSDIVGWIDRAKALVRDTVPLPAGYNIVWSGQYEYIQSANRRLAVAVPAALGAIIFLLYVGTRSWFRTILTLVTFTYTLAGAFWFLYFLDYDMSLAIVVGLIALAGLDAETNLVMLLYLDSVYDTSKAQGRMRHLQDLWEAIHEGAVMRIRPKTMTVATTFMGLVPLMWAEGTGADTMRRLAAPMIGGLATSFFGELLVFPAIYFVYKRFGEMRREGTAVWPTSNTIENDHPGTPSTATPPS, encoded by the coding sequence ATGATCGCAAGAATCATCGAATTCTGTTGCCGCAATCGGTTCCTGACACTCATCCTCACGTCGTTCGTCGTCGCAGGCGGAATCTGGACGGTCTTCAATATCCGTGTCGACGCGATCCCGGATTTGTCCGACGTCCAGGTCATCGTCTTCACCGAGTACCCAGGTCAGGCACCACAGGTCGTTGAGGACCAGGTCACCTATCCGTTGACCACGGCGATGCTGGCAGTTCCGTATGCTAAGGTCGTCCGCGGATATTCGATGTTCGGGTACTCGTTCGTCTACATCATCTTCGAGGATGGAACCGACATCTACTGGGCGCGGTCGCGCGTCCTGGAGTATCTGAACTACGTCGCCGGCCGGATACCGAAAGGTGTGACGCCTCAACTCGGTCCTGACGCGACCGGCGTCGGATGGGTCTACGAGTACTCGCTTCGCAACGGCTACTACTGCCCCAAACATCCCAACGGAATGTACCAGAACCCGGAACAACCGGGTCAATGGTATGCAACCCGTGAGGATGCCCCCGAGGAGATTCGCGATCGGCTTGAACGAGTCCGAATGTTTGAGCACGGGGGCAAATGTCCGTGGGATGGTGATACCGATCTGAGATTGGCGGAGTTTGACCTTTCCGAACTGCGCAGCCTTCAGGACTGGTACCTCCGGTATGAATTGACGGCGCTCGATGGCGTTTCCGAGGTTGCAGCCGTTGGCGGGTTTGTTCGGCAATACCAGGTCGTGGTCGATCCGGACCGGTTGCTGGCCTACAACATCCCGCTCAATCAGGTGAAAATGGCCATCCAGCGCTCGAATAATGACGTGGGTGGCCGCGTCTTGGAGATGTCAGAGACGGAATACATGGTCCGCGGCCGGGGATATATCGCCTCGTTGACTCCGGCCCAGGTGAAGGAGGCGCGGGAAGCCGGCATTCCGATCGATCGAGTCCGGGCTCAGCAAGGCATCCATGATCTGGAGCGGGTCGTCATACGCGCAACCGAAAGCGGAACGCCAGTTTATCTCAGGGATATTGCCGAAGTGAGGCTTGGGCCCGAAATGCGGCGTGGCCTGGCTGAGTCCGCGGGTGAGGGAGAAGTCGTTGGCGGCATCGTCGTGATGCGATTTGGCGAGAACGCGCTTCAGGTGATCCGCAACGTTAAGCACAAGATCGACGAATTGAAACAGGGACTTCCGCCGGGCGTGGACGTGGTGACGGAATACGACCGGTCCGGCCTGATCGAGCGCGCGGTGGAGACGCTGACTCATACGCTGATCAAGGAAATGATCGTCGTCGGGCTTGTCTGCATCCTTTTCCTGCTGCACGCGCGAAGTGAGCTGGTTGCTATCTTCGTCCTCCCGACCGGCGTCTTATGCGCATTAATCATCATGCACTGGATGGGCATCAATGCAAACATCATGAGCCTGGGGGGCATCGCACTCTCCATCGGTGTCATGGTAGACAGCTCCATTGTAATGGTCGAGAACTCGCACAAGCATCTGGACCGTGAAGAAGATCGAATCAAGGAGGAACTGGCGGCTGGGCGCACACCGATACATCGCCCTCGCGCTGAGCTCATTATTGAGGCCGCTCGGGAAGTTGGGCCCACTCTATTCTTCTCACTGCTGATTATCACCGTGAGCTTCTTACCAATTTTCGTCTTAGGCGAGCAAAGTGGACGCCTGTTCAAGCCGCTTGCGTTCACAAAAACATTCGCTATGGCAGCTGCATCGGTGCTCGCGATCACTATTATCCCGGTGCTGATGCTGTCGCTGATTACGTCCCGTGTATTGCCGAAAGAGTGGGGATGGCGGAGGAACCTCTCCATTACGCTGGGCGTGATGTTTATGCCGGCTGCCCTGATTTGGATTGCGCCGCTTGGTGCGTACGACCGGTATCGGCATTGGATCATGCTTGCGTGGATCATTCTTGCGGGAATGCTTCTTGTGCCGCAGAAGATTTTCCACGAACGCGTCAACCCCATCAGTAAGGTCTTACAATGGCTCTACAACCCGTTCTTCGGGTTCGCCATGCAACATCGCAAGAAGTTGATTCTGATGGCGATCCTGTTCGCGTTCAGCGGCCTCTTTCCCCTGATGGGGACAAGTCGGGTGCCGCTCGTGGGATCCACGTTGGCGAAATGGTTTCCGCGTCTCGATGCTACCTTCCCTGGCTTGGGTCGTGAGTTTATGCCGCCACTTGATGAGGGCGATCTGCTGTACATGCCGACGACAGATCCGGCCATCAGCATTACCAAGGCGCGAGAGTTGCTCCAGCAGACGGACGCCATCATCGCAAGTTTTCCCGAGGTGCATCACGTGTTTGGCAAGATCGGTCGAGCTGAGACGGCCACCGATCCCGCGCCATTAAGCATGATCGAGACGACCATTATGCTGGAGCCCGACCGTGAAAAGTGGCGGAAACGACGATTTGACCGCTGGTTTGGATTCCTGCCAGCCTGGACCAAAGACTGGAGCGGTCTTTCGACCTTCTGGCCGGAAGAACGGCCAATCACAATCGATGAGTTATGTTACGGATACGGCGATGGTGAAGAACACGTCCCTGGACTCAACGAGGCGGTGGCATTCCCCGGTTTAACCAACGCCTGGACGATGCCAATCAAGACGAGAATCGATATGTTGTCAACGGGCATCAAGACGCCTGTAGGCATCAAAATCATGGGTGACGATCTCGACGTGCTCTCCGATCTGGCTGAACGCATCGCGGCCGAGGTTCGGACCCTGCCGAATACCTTAAGCGCCTACCCAGAGAAGACCGTCGGGGGCCTATACGCAGACTTCAACATCGACCGCGACGAGATTGCTCGATACGGCCTGACCGTGGCCGATGTCCAGGATGTGATTCTTTCTGCAATGGGCGGAATGAACGTCACTTGGACGGTCGAAGGGCTGGAGCGGTATCCGATTAACCTGCGGTATAAGCGTGAGCTTCGCGACAATCTTCCCGCGCTAAGGCGGACGCTCGTCTCCACGCCCTCGGGTGCTCAGGTTCCCATCGCTCAAGTCGCCGACGTGGAGATCGTCCCCGGCCCGCCAATGATCAAGAGCGAGAATGCACGAAAGACCGCGTGGATCTACGTGGACCTGACGACATCCGACATCGTCGGGTGGATCGATCGCGCCAAGGCTCTCGTACGTGACACCGTGCCCTTGCCGGCTGGATACAATATTGTTTGGTCTGGCCAATACGAGTACATCCAGTCAGCCAATCGTCGATTGGCAGTCGCCGTGCCTGCCGCACTCGGCGCGATTATTTTCCTGCTGTATGTTGGGACACGATCCTGGTTCCGGACCATTCTTACACTGGTCACCTTTACCTATACGCTGGCGGGCGCGTTCTGGTTTCTCTATTTCTTGGACTACGACATGTCGTTGGCCATCGTAGTCGGCCTAATAGCCCTGGCGGGTCTCGATGCAGAGACGAATCTCGTAATGCTTCTTTACCTAGATAGCGTTTATGACACCTCCAAGGCTCAGGGCAGGATGCGTCATTTGCAGGATCTCTGGGAAGCAATCCACGAGGGTGCGGTCATGCGAATTCGCCCCAAGACCATGACGGTGGCAACGACATTCATGGGTCTCGTTCCACTCATGTGGGCCGAGGGCACGGGTGCAGATACGATGAGGCGGCTTGCGGCCCCCATGATCGGCGGACTAGCAACGAGCTTTTTCGGCGAGTTGTTGGTGTTTCCGGCGATCTATTTCGTTTACAAGCGTTTCGGAGAAATGAGACGTGAGGGTACGGCCGTTTGGCCAACGTCGAACACCATTGAGAACGATCATCCTGGCACTCCATCGACGGCTACGCCTCCGAGCTAG